A stretch of the Glycine soja cultivar W05 chromosome 13, ASM419377v2, whole genome shotgun sequence genome encodes the following:
- the LOC114382179 gene encoding uncharacterized protein LOC114382179 produces the protein MVIIPISLLAEEEKGLEVLVEEILEVEVITMVKCAHVVELIGTPVEECYRKHGYPPGHKLYRTQNGSINNAMREESNASDLNDSQETQNQNIRVMPQQYQVLMSLLQHQSNNGGFTSGTSHINQVGTVTKPHIGKVLSFTCSISKAEPRDWILDSGATNHVACSLKFFYTHKQISPITVQLPTGQQVIVTHSGIVKFFDSLYLENVLYLPIFNFNLISISKLVANLRCQLIFSSDHCLILDVTNQRMIGTIECVQGLYRLMLPSAESVVINTISLNAKSVFSCNKVPIDLCHFCLGHPSHDRFHLLK, from the coding sequence ATGGTTATCATCCCAATTTCTCTTCTAGCAGAGGAGGAAAAGGGGTTAGAGGTTCTGGTAGAGGAAATTTTGGAGGTAGAAGTAATAACAATGGTAAAGTGTGCACACGTTGTGGAATTAATAGGTACACCAGTTGAAGAATGTTATAGGAAACATGGATATCCACCTGGGCACAAGTTGTACAGGACTCAAAATGGTTCGATCAATAATGCTATGAGAGAGGAGTCTAATGCCTCGGATTTAAATGATAGTCAAGAGACACAGAATCAAAATATCAGAGTCATGCCACAACAATATCAAGTTTTGATGTCACTGCTTCAACATCAATCTAATAATGGAGGATTCACTTCAGGCACGTCACACATTAATCAAGTTGGTACTGTTACTAAACCTCACATAGGTAAAGTTCTTTCATTTACTTGTAGCATAAGCAAAGCTGAGCCTAGAGATTGGATCTTAGACTCAGGAGCAACTAACCATGTTGCTTGCTCTTTAAAATTCTTCTacacacacaaacaaattaGTCCTATAACAGTTCAATTGCCTACTGGTCAACAAGTGATAGTCACACATTCAGGAATTGTGAAATTTTTTGACTCTCTATACCTTGAAAATGTGTTGTATTtgccaattttcaatttcaacctCATATCTATTTCCAAATTAGTTGCAAATTTGAGATGTCAATTGATTTTTTCTAGTGATCATTGTTTGATACTGGATGTGACCAACCAGAGGATGATTGGTACAATTGAGTGTGTGCAGGGACTTTACAGATTGATGTTGCCCTCTGCTGAAAGTGTTGTAATCAACACAATTAGCCTTAATGCCAAATCTGTATTTTCTTGTAACAAGGTGCCAATTGAcctatgccatttttgtttagGCCACCCTTCACATGATAGATttcatttgttaaaataa
- the LOC114382394 gene encoding F-box protein PP2-A15-like isoform X1 has product MGASLSSNGSSIGPGLGDIPESCVACVFLHLTPPEICNLARLNRAFRGAASSDSVWEAKLPRNYQDLLDLVPPERHRSLSKKDIFALLSRPLPFDHGHKVGAALQEVWLDRVTGKVCMSISAKAMTINGIDDRRYWNWIPTEESRFHTVAFLQQIWWFEVDGEVTFPFPADIYTLSFRLHLGRFSKRLGRRVCNYEHTHGWDIKPVKFEFSTSDGQQASCECCLDESEINDTYGNHKRGCWVDYKVGEFIVSGSEPTTQVRFSMKQIDCTHSKGGLCVDSVFIVPNDLRERKRRGILK; this is encoded by the exons ATGGGCGCGTCGCTGTCTTCGAACGGTTCCAGTATCGGCCCGGGCCTCGGGGACATACCGGAGAGCTGCGTGGCGTGCGTGTTCCTCCACCTGACACCGCCGGAGATCTGCAACCTCGCCCGCCTCAACCGCGCGTTCCGCGGCGCCGCATCGTCGGACTCCGTCTGGGAGGCCAAGCTGCCGCGTAACTACCAGGATCTGCTCGATCTCGTTCCGCCGGAGCGCCACCGCAGCCTCTCGAAAAAGGACATCTTCGCGCTCCTCTCCCGACCCCTACCCTTCGACCACGGTCATAAGGTGGGTGCTGCTCTTCAG GAAGTGTGGCTGGATAGAGTCACCGGGAAGGTTTGCATGTCCATTTCGGCGAAGGCGATGACAATTAACGGAATTGATGACCGGAGATACTGGAATTGGATTCCTACTGAAGAATCTAG GTTTCACACTGTGGCATTTTTGCAGCAAATATGGTGGTTTGAAGTGGATGGGGAGGTAACGTTCCCATTTCCTGCTGATATTTATACTCTCTCCTTTAGGCTTCACCTCGGACGGTTTTCCAAAAGGCTTGGGAGGCGTGTTTGTAATTATGAACACACCCATGGTTGGGATATAAAACCTGTGAAATTTGAGTTTTCTACTTCAGATGGTCAGCAAGCATCATGTGAATGCTGTTTGGATGAATCTGAGATTAATGATACATATGGCAATCATAAGCGTGGATGCTGGGTAGATTACAAGGTGGGTGAGTTTATTGTCAGTGGATCAGAGCCTACAACTCAAGTTAGATTTTCAATGAAACAAATCGATTGTACACATTCCAAAGGTGGGCTTTGTGTAGATTCTGTATTTATTGTACCTAATGATTTGAGGGAGCGCAAGAGAAGAGGCATTTTGAAATAG
- the LOC114382394 gene encoding F-box protein PP2-A15-like isoform X2 produces MGASLSSNGSSIGPGLGDIPESCVACVFLHLTPPEICNLARLNRAFRGAASSDSVWEAKLPRNYQDLLDLVPPERHRSLSKKDIFALLSRPLPFDHGHKEVWLDRVTGKVCMSISAKAMTINGIDDRRYWNWIPTEESRFHTVAFLQQIWWFEVDGEVTFPFPADIYTLSFRLHLGRFSKRLGRRVCNYEHTHGWDIKPVKFEFSTSDGQQASCECCLDESEINDTYGNHKRGCWVDYKVGEFIVSGSEPTTQVRFSMKQIDCTHSKGGLCVDSVFIVPNDLRERKRRGILK; encoded by the exons ATGGGCGCGTCGCTGTCTTCGAACGGTTCCAGTATCGGCCCGGGCCTCGGGGACATACCGGAGAGCTGCGTGGCGTGCGTGTTCCTCCACCTGACACCGCCGGAGATCTGCAACCTCGCCCGCCTCAACCGCGCGTTCCGCGGCGCCGCATCGTCGGACTCCGTCTGGGAGGCCAAGCTGCCGCGTAACTACCAGGATCTGCTCGATCTCGTTCCGCCGGAGCGCCACCGCAGCCTCTCGAAAAAGGACATCTTCGCGCTCCTCTCCCGACCCCTACCCTTCGACCACGGTCATAAG GAAGTGTGGCTGGATAGAGTCACCGGGAAGGTTTGCATGTCCATTTCGGCGAAGGCGATGACAATTAACGGAATTGATGACCGGAGATACTGGAATTGGATTCCTACTGAAGAATCTAG GTTTCACACTGTGGCATTTTTGCAGCAAATATGGTGGTTTGAAGTGGATGGGGAGGTAACGTTCCCATTTCCTGCTGATATTTATACTCTCTCCTTTAGGCTTCACCTCGGACGGTTTTCCAAAAGGCTTGGGAGGCGTGTTTGTAATTATGAACACACCCATGGTTGGGATATAAAACCTGTGAAATTTGAGTTTTCTACTTCAGATGGTCAGCAAGCATCATGTGAATGCTGTTTGGATGAATCTGAGATTAATGATACATATGGCAATCATAAGCGTGGATGCTGGGTAGATTACAAGGTGGGTGAGTTTATTGTCAGTGGATCAGAGCCTACAACTCAAGTTAGATTTTCAATGAAACAAATCGATTGTACACATTCCAAAGGTGGGCTTTGTGTAGATTCTGTATTTATTGTACCTAATGATTTGAGGGAGCGCAAGAGAAGAGGCATTTTGAAATAG
- the LOC114382635 gene encoding putative mediator of RNA polymerase II transcription subunit 26 isoform X1 gives MEPNGLGSGMFSGLVGVENPLQQQQQQQQQQQQQNLHHLQHHHPQMVPYATHHDTENPHHPHLHQSIKQGYPPFSSQTKQQQSPLSDDDEPGFPADEDPKRKVSPWQRMKWTDTMVRLLIMAVYYIGDEAGSEGTDKKKSSGLMQKKGKWKSVSRAMMEKGFYVSPQQCEDKFNDLNKRYKRVNDILGKGTSCRVVENQSLLDSMDLSPKMKEEVKKLLNSKHLFFREMCAYHNSCGHGNNNAPQQGESGGEVSQPQAQPHHHQQQQQQPQQRCFHSSEVGNLGGSGVEGLRMLKVGNGEEGDDDSEDDDVSEEDSDEDEDDSGEGGSRGHVGHGHEDIEDENDGRSMRKRARKVGGVSMSPQLMQQLSAEVSGVFQDVGKSAWDKKQWMRSRIMQLEEQQISYHTQAFELEKQRLKWARFSSKKEREMETAKLENERRRLENERMVLLIRQKEFELMSLQHQQQQQHQQQHSST, from the coding sequence ATGGAACCCAATGGGCTAGGTAGTGGAATGTTCTCTGGGTTGGTAGGAGTGGAAAACCCTTtacaacaacagcagcaacaacaacaacaacaacaacaacaaaaccttCACCATTTGCAACACCACCACCCTCAAATGGTTCCCTATGCCACACACCATGACACTGAAAACCCTCATCATCCACACCTTCACCAATCAATCAAACAAGGGTACCCTCCCTTTTCATCCCAGACCAAACAACAACAATCTCCTCTCAGTGATGATGATGAGCCAGGGTTCCCTGCTGATGAGGACCCCAAGAGAAAGGTCTCGCCATGGCAGAGAATGAAGTGGACTGACACCATGGTGAGGCTCTTGATAATGGCGGTTTATTACATTGGTGATGAGGCTGGCTCTGAAGGGACTGATAAGAAGAAGTCATCTGGTTTGATGCAGAAGAAAGGGAAGTGGAAATCGGTTTCAAGGGCTATGATGGAGAAGGGGTTCTATGTTTCTCCTCAGCAGTGTGAGGACAAGTTCAATGACTTGAACAAGAGGTACAAGAGGGTGAATGACATTCTTGGCAAAGGAACTTCCTGCAGGGTTGTGGAGAATCAGAGTTTGTTGGATTCAATGGACTTGTCTCCAAAGATGAAAGAGGAGGTTAAGAAGTTGCTCAATTCCAAGCACTTGTTCTTCAGGGAAATGTGTGCTTACCATAACAGTTGTGGACATGGGAATAACAATGCTCCACAGCAAGGAGAGTCTGGGGGTGAAGTGTCTCAGCCTCAGGCTCAACctcatcatcatcagcagcagcaacaacaaccgcAACAACGATGTTTTCATTCATCAGAGGTTGGGAATTTGGGGGGTTCAGGTGTTGAGGGTTTGAGGATGTTGAAAGTGGGAAATGGGGAAGAGGGTGATGATGACTCCGAGGATGATGATGTCTCAGAGGAAGATTCGGACGAGGACGAAGATGATTCGGGAGAAGGTGGTTCAAGGGGTCATGTGGGGCATGGACATGAAGATATTGAGGATGAGAATGATGGAAGGTCAATGAGAAAGAGGGCAAGGAAAGTAGGAGGGGTTTCTATGTCACCACAGTTGATGCAACAACTGAGTGCTGAGGTGAGTGGTGTGTTCCAAGATGTAGGTAAGAGTGCTTGGGACAAGAAGCAATGGATGAGGAGCAGGATAATGCAGTTGGAGGAGCAGCAAATAAGCTACCATACTCAAGCTTTTGAGTTGGAAAAACAAAGATTAAAATGGGCAAGGTTTAGCAGCAAGAAGGAGAGGGAAATGGAGACAGCCAAACTTGAAAATGAACGCAGGAGGCTTGAGAATGAGAGAATGGTTTTGCTCATTCGCCAGAAGGAATTTGAATTGATGAGTCTTCAACAccaacaacagcagcagcatCAACAACAACATTCTTCCACCTAG
- the LOC114382635 gene encoding putative mediator of RNA polymerase II transcription subunit 26 isoform X2, with protein MFSGLVGVENPLQQQQQQQQQQQQQNLHHLQHHHPQMVPYATHHDTENPHHPHLHQSIKQGYPPFSSQTKQQQSPLSDDDEPGFPADEDPKRKVSPWQRMKWTDTMVRLLIMAVYYIGDEAGSEGTDKKKSSGLMQKKGKWKSVSRAMMEKGFYVSPQQCEDKFNDLNKRYKRVNDILGKGTSCRVVENQSLLDSMDLSPKMKEEVKKLLNSKHLFFREMCAYHNSCGHGNNNAPQQGESGGEVSQPQAQPHHHQQQQQQPQQRCFHSSEVGNLGGSGVEGLRMLKVGNGEEGDDDSEDDDVSEEDSDEDEDDSGEGGSRGHVGHGHEDIEDENDGRSMRKRARKVGGVSMSPQLMQQLSAEVSGVFQDVGKSAWDKKQWMRSRIMQLEEQQISYHTQAFELEKQRLKWARFSSKKEREMETAKLENERRRLENERMVLLIRQKEFELMSLQHQQQQQHQQQHSST; from the coding sequence ATGTTCTCTGGGTTGGTAGGAGTGGAAAACCCTTtacaacaacagcagcaacaacaacaacaacaacaacaacaaaaccttCACCATTTGCAACACCACCACCCTCAAATGGTTCCCTATGCCACACACCATGACACTGAAAACCCTCATCATCCACACCTTCACCAATCAATCAAACAAGGGTACCCTCCCTTTTCATCCCAGACCAAACAACAACAATCTCCTCTCAGTGATGATGATGAGCCAGGGTTCCCTGCTGATGAGGACCCCAAGAGAAAGGTCTCGCCATGGCAGAGAATGAAGTGGACTGACACCATGGTGAGGCTCTTGATAATGGCGGTTTATTACATTGGTGATGAGGCTGGCTCTGAAGGGACTGATAAGAAGAAGTCATCTGGTTTGATGCAGAAGAAAGGGAAGTGGAAATCGGTTTCAAGGGCTATGATGGAGAAGGGGTTCTATGTTTCTCCTCAGCAGTGTGAGGACAAGTTCAATGACTTGAACAAGAGGTACAAGAGGGTGAATGACATTCTTGGCAAAGGAACTTCCTGCAGGGTTGTGGAGAATCAGAGTTTGTTGGATTCAATGGACTTGTCTCCAAAGATGAAAGAGGAGGTTAAGAAGTTGCTCAATTCCAAGCACTTGTTCTTCAGGGAAATGTGTGCTTACCATAACAGTTGTGGACATGGGAATAACAATGCTCCACAGCAAGGAGAGTCTGGGGGTGAAGTGTCTCAGCCTCAGGCTCAACctcatcatcatcagcagcagcaacaacaaccgcAACAACGATGTTTTCATTCATCAGAGGTTGGGAATTTGGGGGGTTCAGGTGTTGAGGGTTTGAGGATGTTGAAAGTGGGAAATGGGGAAGAGGGTGATGATGACTCCGAGGATGATGATGTCTCAGAGGAAGATTCGGACGAGGACGAAGATGATTCGGGAGAAGGTGGTTCAAGGGGTCATGTGGGGCATGGACATGAAGATATTGAGGATGAGAATGATGGAAGGTCAATGAGAAAGAGGGCAAGGAAAGTAGGAGGGGTTTCTATGTCACCACAGTTGATGCAACAACTGAGTGCTGAGGTGAGTGGTGTGTTCCAAGATGTAGGTAAGAGTGCTTGGGACAAGAAGCAATGGATGAGGAGCAGGATAATGCAGTTGGAGGAGCAGCAAATAAGCTACCATACTCAAGCTTTTGAGTTGGAAAAACAAAGATTAAAATGGGCAAGGTTTAGCAGCAAGAAGGAGAGGGAAATGGAGACAGCCAAACTTGAAAATGAACGCAGGAGGCTTGAGAATGAGAGAATGGTTTTGCTCATTCGCCAGAAGGAATTTGAATTGATGAGTCTTCAACAccaacaacagcagcagcatCAACAACAACATTCTTCCACCTAG
- the LOC114382277 gene encoding pyruvate kinase 1, cytosolic, which produces MPSSHLLLEEPIRMVSILEPSKPSFFSAMTKIVGTLGPKSRSVETISGCLKAGMSVARFDFSWHDPEYHQETLENLKAAIKSTKKLCAVMLDTVGAEMQVVNKSEKAISLEANGQVVLTPDQGQEASSEILPINFDGLAKAVKKGDTIFIGQYLFTGSETTSVWLEVSEVKGQDVVCIIKNTATLAGSLFTLHASQIHIDLPTLTEKDQEVISSWGVKNKIDFLSLSYTRHAEDVRQAREFLSKLGDLSQTQIFAKIENVEGLTHFDEILQEADGIILSRGNLGIDLPPEKVFLFQKSALYKCNMAGKPAVLTRVVDSMTDNLRPTRAEATDVANAVLDGSDAILLGAETLRGLYPIETISTVGRICSEAEKVFNQDLYFKRTVKYVGEPMTHLESIASSAVRAAIKVKASIIICFTSSGRAARLIAKYRPTMPVLSVVIPRLKTNQLKWSFSGAFEARQSLIVRGLFPMLADPRHPAESTSATNESILKVALDHGKALGVIKSHDRVVVCQKLGDASVVKIIELED; this is translated from the exons ATGCCTTCTAGTCACTTGCTTCTTGAGGAACCTATTAGGATGGTCTCCATCCTTGAACCATCCAAGCCT agTTTTTTCTCTGCAATGACAAAGATTGTTGGTACCCTGGGGCCTAAATCTAGATCCGTCGAAACTATTTCTGGTTGTCTCAAGGCTGGCATGTCTG TGGCTCGTTTTGACTTTTCATGGCATGACCCTGAGTACCACCAGGAGACTTTGGAGAATTTGAAGGCTGCTATCAAGAGTACTAAGAAGCTTTGTGCT GTTATGCTGGACACGGTGGGCGCAGAGATGCAGGTTGTTAACAAAAGTGAGAAAGCAATCTCACTTGAGGCAAATGGTCAGGTTGTTCTAACTCCCGATCAGGGACAAGAAGCCTCTTCAGAGATATTGCCTATCAATTTTGATGGACTGGCTAAG GCAGTGAAGAAGGGAGACACTATTTTTATTGGTCAATACTTGTTCACTGGAAGTGAAACTACTTCTGTATGGCTAGAG GTATCTGAAGTCAAAGGGCAAGATGTTGTTTGTATTATAAAGAACACAGCTACATTGGCTGGGTCATTGTTCACTTTGCATGCCTCTCAGATTCATATTGATTTGCCCACTCTCACTGAGAAAGACCAGGAG GTTATAAGCTCCTGGGgtgttaaaaacaaaattgattttctgTCATTGTCATATACTCGACACGCCGAAGATGTTCGCCAG GCTCGTGAATTTCTTTCAAAGTTAGGTGATCTCAGCCAAACTCAAATTTTTGCAAAGATTGAAAATGTTGAG GGATTGACCCATTTTGATGAGATTCTACAAGAAGCTGATGGTATTATCCTTTCCCGTGGGAATTTGGGTATTGATCTTCCACCAGAGAAG gtttttttatttcaaaaatctgCCCTTTACAAGTGTAATATGGCTGGGAAACCTGCTGTTCTTACACGTGTTGTGGATAGCATGACTGACAACTTGAGACCAACTCGTGCTGAAGCAACAGATGTCGCCAATGCTGTTTTAGATGGAAGTGATGCCATTCTTCTGGGTGCTGAGACTTTACGTGGGTTGTACCCTATTGAGACTATATCTACTGTTGGCAGAATTTGTTCAGAG GCTGAGAAAGTTTTCAATCAAGACCTTTATTTTAAAAGGACAGTCAAGTATGTTGGAGAACCCATGACTCACTTGGAATCTATTGCATCCTCTGCg GTACGAGCTGCAATTAAGGTGAAAGCATctattataatttgttttacttCATCTGGAAGGGCTGCAAG ATTGATTGCAAAGTATAGGCCAACAATGCCAGTACTATCTGTTGTGATCCCCCGACTTAAGACAAACCAGCTAAAGTGGAGCTTTAGTGGAGCTTTTGag GCAAGACAATCACTTATTGTGAGAGGTCTCTTTCCTATGCTTGCAGATCCTCGACATCct GCTGAATCAACAAGTGCAACAAATGAGTCTATTCTTAAGGTTGCCCTTGATCATGGAAAAGCATTGGGAGTTATTAAGTCACATGACCGGGTAGTTGTTTGCCAGAAACTTGGTGATGCATCTGTGGTTAAGATTATTGAGCTTGAAGATTAA